The Megalopta genalis isolate 19385.01 unplaced genomic scaffold, iyMegGena1_principal scaffold0542, whole genome shotgun sequence DNA window ATTGCTTTTATTGCGAGACAAACAAAGACTGCCACATAAACCTTGACTCGACCGCGGTTGCgatgttgtttttctttgataAAAAAAGGTCCGCAGTAGTCGATTCCTACGTTTGTGAATGGACGCGATTCTGTCACTCGTGCTATTGGTAGATTACCCATAATATAATCCACGGATGGAGGACTTGCTCGCCGGCAACGTACACATCCATGAATGGTTCTCCATACCAGACTTCTACCGTCTATTGGCCAGTACGTTCGTCTTAGTGAATATAACGTGGTTTGTGCTCCCGCATGTAGAAGATTCTTGTGTTCATTCATAATGATGCAGGTGGTGATATGTGATTTTGGAAGGAGAATTGGATGTTTTTGCGAGTAGGTCAGAGTTGAGTTTTTGAGACGTCCTCCCACTCTCAGAAGTCCGTCTTGATCGAGAAATGGATTCAATTTGGCCAGTTTTCCGTGTAGATAGGGATCCGATTGACGACGAAGCGCCAGTATTTCtgttttgaaatatatttcttgGAGCATTCTGAGGATGGTAACCCTTGATTGGGATAGTTCAGAGACAGTCAAGCTTCCCTTAATGATTCGACCCGGCCTCCATCGCCGACAGATTGCAATGACTCGCACTAATTTTGTCCATGATGAATACCGTTCGAGGATTTTCGCGTCTTTGGTGACAGGAATTGTTGCCATGCAAATTGCGATTTTTCGCTCCGGATCGTTAATGTGTGTGACTGGTTCCCAAGTAGGCCAGTGTGAGTGCTCTTGTTGGAGCCAAGATGGTCCGTTCTGCCAGACGGATGATTGTAAAAAGTCTTTAATTATTTGACCCCGCGACAACAAATCTGCAGGCTTGTCTGTAGAACTGACGTGGCGCCAATCTATGATGGTTGTAGTGGATTGAATTTCAGACACTCTGTTGGCGACGAAGGTTTTTAAGGTGTGTGGTGAGGATCTCAACCAATGTAAAACTATCGTGGAATCTGTCCAATATACTGTGCGTTCGATCTGCAGGCCTAGTGCCTTCTTCACGGTGGTCATGAGCGATGCTAGCAACACCGACCCACATAATTCAAGTCGCGGAATGGATTTGCTCTTTAAAGGTGCGACTCTGGATTTTGCGACTAGAAGTTCCACGATTGTCTCCCCGTGATTGTTCTGAGATCGAATATACACTCAGGCCCCGTAGGCCCTTTCGCTAGCATCGCAGAATCCATGTAGTTCAATGTTGGATGCAGATTGAATGACGGTTTTTCGCCGGAATCTTGCCTGGTTGAGCAGAGGTAATTGAGAGTAATATTGACTCCATTTATTGTGTATTGCCATAGGTAAGGATTCGTCCCAATCGATTCTTAAAGTCCAGAGCTCCTGAAGGATTAGTTTTGCCGTAATGATGACTGGTCCTAATAGGCCTAGAGGGTCGTAAATTTTTGCAATTTCTGAACTAATAAAGCGTTTGGTGGCGCGGGGTGTGTGGAGAATGGGTCTAACAGTGTAGGTGATGGAGTCATCTGCCGAATTCCAGACTATCCCTAAAGTTTTGACTATTGATGATTCGCCTAAATGTAATTGTTGATTTATGTTTTCATCGGGTAGATCTTCGAGTAAACGTTTGTCGTTGGATGCCCATTGCCTGATGTGCAACCCTGCTGTGTTGAGTAATGATGTTAGTTCCTTGCGCAATGAGATGGCTTCTTGGATCGTGGGGGTTCCAGTTATCAGATCGTCTACATAGAAATCTTGTTTTAAAACTTTGGACGCCTGGGGATGTTCCGGTGATGTTCATCGTCCGCTAATTGGGTTAAGCATCGTATGGCCAAATAGGGCGCTGCTGATAGTCCGAACGTGACGGTGTTCAGTTGGAAGGTCTTAATGCTGTCGTTatggtctcgccagagtacttgTTGAAATTTCCTATCTTCTGGACGTATTAAAAATTGTCGGTAC harbors:
- the LOC143263394 gene encoding uncharacterized protein LOC143263394 codes for the protein MTTVKKALGLQIERTVYWTDSTIVLHWLRSSPHTLKTFVANRVSEIQSTTTIIDWRHVSSTDKPADLLSRGQIIKDFLQSSVWQNGPSWLQQEHSHWPTWEPVTHINDPERKIAICMATIPVTKDAKILERYSSWTKLVRVIAICRRWRPGRIIKGSLTVSELSQSRVTILRMLQEIYFKTEILALRRQSDPYLHGKLAKLNPFLDQDGLLRVGGRLKNSTLTYSQKHPILLPKSHITTCIIMNEHKNLLHAGAQTTLYSLRRTYWPIDGRSLVWRTIHGCVRCRRASPPSVDYIMGNLPIARVTESRPFTNVGIDYCGPFFIKEKQHRNRGRVKVYVAVFVCLAIKAIHLELVSDLTSEAFIAALRRFIARRGFCVNLYSDNGTDFKGANNELRELRELLRSDDHLKKINTFLIERAINWHFIPPQAPYFGGLWEAAVKSFKYHLKRVVGPELLTFEGLNTLIIDVEAILNSRPLTPLSSDPSDLLALTPGHFLIGDALTSLRDRDLQGTPANRLSAWQRVQQLKQHFWKRWHREYLNELANRNKWTGGQHPIIEGAIVLLREDNVPSMHRPLGRIIKTHPGSDGIVRVATVRTASNVFDRSVKKLVPLLCQSEDQPRENNLTMIGHEICE